From the Sphingobium sp. RAC03 genome, the window GCGAAACGCCTCCTCATCTACCTGTCCGTCGCGAAACGGGGTCACCAGAGCCGGAATTGAGCCGGAAAACATGATTTAACTCCTTCAATTCTCCGGGCGGCCGGGGCATGATCGGGCAAGCGGCGCGCTATAGCGCGTCATTCAGGGCCTGATAAGGATGCAATTGCGATTATGTCCAGCATGTCGACGCCCCCTCCTGTCGAAAGTACCCTGATTCGCATGCCCCTTATTGCCCTTTTGCTGTTCACCGCCGGCGCCAGCGCCCAGACCGAGGGACAGCCGCCCGCGCCATCGCCCTTTCCGCCGGGTGCCGTGGTGCAGCCACTGCCCAAGGCCGACAGCGGTCCCAGCCCCTGGAGCCAGGTTGCCGGTCGCATCGGCCAGCCGAGCGATGGCGCCATCACCGCGACGATCAACCAGTGGCGCGCGCTGCAGCAGAGCGATGGCCTGGGCTTTTCCACCTATGCCAGTTTCATCACCACCAACCCCGGCTGGCCGGGCGAGGACCGGATGCGGCGCTTGGCTGAAACCGGGATCAATCCCGACAGCTATGATCCGCGCCAGGTCACCGCCTTCTTCGCGCGCTTCCCGGCACGCACGGCGGTCGGCCATGCCCGCAATGCGACCGCCTTGATGCAGGTCGGACGGATGGACGAAGCGCGCGTCGCGGCGCGCAATGCCTGGATCGGTGGATCGCTGAGTGCGGCCGACGAAGCGCGGTTGCTGTCGTTGTTCGGCACCAGCCTGACCGCGGCTGACCATGATCTGCGGGCCGACAAATTGCTGTGGGGCAATGATGTCAGCGGCGCGGAGCGGATATTGGCCTATGTCAGCCCGGCCCGCCGCCCGGTCTATCAGGCGCGCATCGCCTTTCGCCGCAAGAGCAGCGACGCGGCCATGCTGATGCAGGCAGCCGAGCCGGTCGGGGCCAGCGATGCGGGCTTCGTCGCCGACAAGGCCGCCTGGCTGCGCGACACCGGCAATTGGGTGGCGGCGCGCCAATATCTGGCGAACCGCCCGTCGCTGACCTATCGTCCGACCGACGCCGAGAAATTTTATGAAGTGCTGCTGGGTCAGGCGCGCGCCGCCGCCAATGACAGCCAGTGGAGCTTTGCCTATGGCATCGCCAGCAAGATCGACGATGCGGTGCCGCCCGGCATCGATGTGAGCGACCAGGCGCTGGGCGTGCGCGACGATTATACCAGCTTGGCGTGGCTGGCGGGTACGACGGCCTTCTACAATCTCAATCGCCCGACCGACGCGATGACGATGTTCCGCCGCTATGCCGAGGCGGCCAAATCGCCGCAGACAAAGTCGAAAGGCTATTATTGGGCGGGGCGTGCCGCGCTCCAGGCGGGCGACCCCGCCACCGCCAACAATTATTTCGGCCAAGCGGGCATCTATCCCGATCAATTTTACGGGCAATTGTCGCTCGAACGGCTGGGCCGTCCGATCCCGCCGCCGCCAGCAGCCGAACGGCCGGTGCAGATTTCCGCTGCCGACCGCGCCGCCTTCGAATCCCGCTCGGTGGTCCGCGCGGTCAAGGCGCTGGGGCAGATGGGCTATTGGCAAGATCAGGGCGTCTTTGCCCGCGCCATCGCCAACAGCGCCGACAATGATGTCGACCATATCCTGGCGGGGCAACTGGCGCAGAATATCGGTCGCCCCGACATGAGCGTCATGGTCGGCCGTCGTGCGGTGTCGAGCGGCCTGACGGGCTATGGCGCGACCGCCTTCCCGCGCGTGCCCGTGCCACCGCAAGCGCAGCATAGCTGGACCATGATCCACGCCATCGCCCGGCAGGAAAGCCAGTTCGACAAGCAGATCGTCAGCCATGCGGGTGCCCGCGGCCTGATGCAGCTGATGCCGGGCACGGCGCGCGAGCAGGCGGGCAAGATGGGCATGGGCTACAACCCCGCCTCGCTCAACGACCCCAGCTATAATATCATGCTGGGTTCGGGCTATTTTCAGCGGATGCTCGATTATTATGGCGGTGCCTATCCGCTGGCCGTGGCGGCCTATAATGCCGGGCCGGGCAATGTGAACAAATGGATCCGCGCCAATGGCGACCCGCGTATGCCGGGGGCCGACATGCTGCGCTGGATCGAGCAGATCCCCATTTTCGAGACCCGCAATTATGTGCAGCGGGTGCTGGAAAATGCCGTGGTCTATGAAGCGATGAACCCGGAGCGGGCGCGGTTCCGGGGGACCAGCGCGGTGCTGAGCCGCTATCTCGGCAAGCAGACGCCGGGCTGATTTTGGTTCGCGCGGAGGCGCGGAGACGCGGAGGAGAATAGGCGGCCTTCCCCTTTTTTCTCCGCGTCCCCGCGCCTCCGCGCGAACAAAATTGCGTAAAGCCCGTGACACGCGATAGGGTCATCCGATGACGACCCCCTATCCCAATTACATATCCCCCGAAGGCTTTGCGAAATTACGCGCGGAATATGACCATCTGCTGGGCGTCGAGCGCCCGGCGGTGGTCGAGGTCGTGAGTTGGGCGGCGGGCAATGGCGACCGGTCCGAAAATGGCGACTATCTCTATGGCCGCAAACGGATGCGCGAGATTGATGGGCAGTTGAAGCGTCTGTCCAAGAAGATGAAGGACGCCAAGGTCGTCGATGCCCGGCAGCAGCCCGACCAGAGCCGCGTCTATTTCGGCGCGACCGTCACCATCGCCGACGAGGATGACGCCCACCGCACGGTCACGCTGGTCGGCAATGACGAAACCGACGTCGATGCCGGCCGCATCGGCTGGTCCTCCCCCATCGCCCGCGCCCTGCGCGGTGCCGCCATCGGCGACGTGCGGCGCGTCATACTGCCATCGGGCGAAAAGGAATATGAGGTGATGGCGATTCGCTATCCGGGGTGACGCCGCCATGCCGAAGGCACAAAAAAGGGGCCGATCATTGGCCCCTTTTTCCCATCTCATTTGGCTTTGGCGGTCAGTTGCCCGGCATCGGCTGGGGCGCTGCACCCGGCGCGCCGCCCTGCTGTTGCTGCATCATCTGCTGCATCTGCATGATTTCGGCGCGGGACTTGAAGTCGTGCAGTTCGACGTCGAACACCAGCACGGACCCGGCCGGGATCGGGCCAGCGGCCTGATCGCCATAGCCCAGTTCCGCCGGAATCCAGAGGCGGTATTTGCCGCCCTTCTTCATCTTCTGCAGGCCTTCGGAGAAGCCTGGCACGACGCCATCGACCGGCATCGGTGCCTGCGGATTCTCGTCGAACACGGTGCCGTCAAGCAACGTGCCCTTATAGCCCACCAGCGCCACGTCGGCGGTGGTCGGGCTGGGGCCGGTGCCTTCGGTCAGAACCTTATACTGCAGACCCGATTCGGTCGTCACCACGCCTTCGGCATCGGCATTGTCCGCCAGGAACGCCGAGGGCGTCGATTCGACATGCTGCTGGCCCGCCCAGGCGAGACCACCTGCCGCCAGCGCTATGGCAGCGACACCGATCCAGAGGCGCGTCAGCGACCCCTTGGCAATCGAACGAAGGGGAACAGCTGTCGTGGACATGGCGACAAGTCTCGCAATTAGGGGCGGGATAGCAGCAAAAAACCGGGACGGCGCATGCCGCCCCGAACGACGCTTACTTCGCGCCGTCGCGTTCGGCGCGCTTGCGGTCCATCTTGCGCGCGCGACGGACAGCAGCAGCCTTTTCACGGGCACGCTTTTCCGAAGGCTTCTCGTAGTGACGACGCAGCTTCATTTCGCGATACACGCCTTCACGCTGCAGCTTCTTCTTGAGCGCGCGGAGGGCCTGGTCGACATTATTGTCGCGAACGATGATCTGCATAAGTCCGTCTATCTCCAATCGAAAACGAGCGGTTCGCCGGGATTCTATGATCCGTCCCGACAGCCCGACCGAATAGCAAAGCCAATGAGTCGTCGCAGGTCACCCTACGCCGTGTGGAGCGCGCCCTACCAGTAGAGTCGCGGCACATCAACCCTTAAGCATGCAGAGTCTCGACTCCCATGCCGGAAAGGCCGATGATGTCGGGCAAGACTATAAGAGAGGATCGCCCATGGCCAGCGCCGCAACACGCACCGACATGTCCCCCGCCGAATGGGAAGCGCGCCAGCAGCTTGCCGCCTGCTACCGTATTTTCGAGCATATGGGCTGGTCGGAACTCATCTACAATCACATCACCCTGCGCGTGCCGGGGGAGGATCATGCCTTCCTGATCAACCCGTTCGGGCTGGGTTATGCAGAGGTATGCGCATCCAACCTGGTCAAGATCGACATCGATGGCACGGTGCTGGATGGCAGCCCCTATCCGGTCAATCGCGCGGGCTTTACCCAGCATAGCGTGTTTCACCGCTATCTGCCCGATGCCCATTGCATCATCCACACCCATACGACGGCGGGCATGGCGGTCAGCGCGACCCGCGAAGGGTTGCGGCCGATCAGCTTCTACGCCGCCGCCTTTACCGGGCAGATCGCCTATCATGATTTCGAAGGCATCACGATTCGCCCCGAAGAAGGCGAGCGGCTGGTCGCCAATCTGGGGGACAAGCGGGTGATGATGCTGCGCAACCATGGCACGCTGGTCATGGCCGCCACCCTGCCCGAAGCCTTTTTGAAACATTGGTCGCTCCAGCGCGCCTGCGAAATTCAGGTGGCAGCGGGCGCAGCGGGCACACCGATGGAGATCGCGCCGGAGGTGATTGCGGTGCATCAGCGCGACCTGTCGGGGATTCAATTGCCGGTGGGGCCGGGCGTGCCCGATTTTCAGGCGATGGTGCGGGTGATCGACCGGGTCGACAAAAGCTGGCGAGAGTGATTCGCCTGCGCTTAGCCTGACCGTTTGAACAGCCAGCCGATACTTGACCCGCCCGGCAGCGCTTCGCTGGTGACCACCAGCTGGCGCGTCGGATGGGGGCGACCATCGGCATCGACCCACAGGCTTTCCTCGACGCTCAGCACGCCCGTACCGGTGCGGAACTGCCAGAGTGCCCCCATATCGACGCGCAGCAGCGCACCCTGGCTGTCGGCGGTCAGCGTCGGCTCGACACCGGGCGCGAGATGGAAGCGCAGCATGACGGGCAGTTTCGACGGCTTGCGGCGTCGTTCGGCCGGGGTCAGCATATCCTCGCCCCGTATTTCCTTGCCGTCGCCACTGACTAGCAGCAGGCGGCGGTGGATATAGCCCAGCCGCCGGACATAGCCGTCGTGCGACAGGTCGACCCGGCTGCCATTGTCCAGCTCCTGCCGGTTCAACTCCACCTCGGTCACGCCCTTGCCCAGCGTGCCGTCGGGCAAGAGCGCGGTGCTGTTGCAATCGTCCAGCACCAGCGTGCTGTGCGCGGCGGTGGTGCGCAGTCCTTGGGCGAGGTCTGCGGGAATCCATGCCCCTTCCAGCCCCGCGCCGCCGCAATTGACGACCAGCCGATGCGGGCCGTCGCTGATTTCGATCGCGCCTGTAGACGCGCAACCGGCTTCGGCGAGCCGGGCAACCGGCGGCGGCGCGGCATCGACCTGCACAACGGTCGTGCCTGCCGCAATACGTTGATAGCCCCAGTCGCGCGCCTGCCGCAGCGGGCGGCTGCGCACGCGGCTGGCCTGCACCACGGCGTTGACGGTGACAGGATCGATCGCGCCTGCACCCTGCCAGCTCCCCAACCCGCCATCGCCATGGATCAGGCCCAGCAGCGCCGGAACCGCGCGGCCAAGGCCTTCGTCCAGAAAGGCAGGTATCGTTTCGCGGCGGACGTCATAGACCGCACGCAGCATGGCAAGCGCCATCACCGCCTCGACCTGCGCCAAGGGTGATCGCGACACGATGCCGCCATCGGGGTGGAAGCTGCTCTCGATCGCGCGCTTGAGGCCCGCCTCGCCGAAAATCTTGCGGGACGCGCCGCCGGGGATCAGCATCGAGGCCGCGACGATAGCGCTCCAGGCGACGATGCGCGGCAGGCCCATCGCGGCCTTGTCGGCAATGCGGTCGAGATGCCGGGCGGTGCGGGCAATGCAGTTGAGAACCAGCGAGCGATAGACAAGGTCGCTCGATGACAGGATCAGCGGCGCATGGGCGGTCCAGAACAGCAGCCGCCAGCCCGCATTGTCGGCGCGCCAGGCCGGTTCGCTCGGCGTTTCGGCATGGGCCGCCAGCCAGCGCCGCATCACCCCTTCGGCGATCGGCGCGGCCTGCTCGCGGGTCGCCGTGCTGGCAAGGTCGCGCAGCCAGCGGAAACTGTGGATATGGTCGGCAAAGGCGGGGCCAAGGTCGAGCCGGGCGAAATCGACCGTGTCGATAATCTGCTTGCGGCCGCGAAACAGGAAATAGCCCGCGCGGAGTGCCTGCCCCGCCCGCGCATCGCCGGGAATATCGTCGTCGGGCACGGCCAGCAGCTTGAGCGGATATTTGCCGCGCAGCTTGCGACCGTGGATCGGCGTCTTCCAGCTAAGCAGGTAGAAATGATTGGCGATCCGCTGCGCCAGCGACAGCCCTTTGTCATCCGCGACGCGGATGAGGCGCTTGCCCTGTTCTATTCCATCGTCCGTGGCCACGGGATCGGCCGCTTGCCCGGTGGAAGCGGGGGAGATGCGCCGCGCGTCGTTCACCCGCCCCGCAGCTTCCGAATATTGTCGGCATAGGCGTCCGGCCCGCCCCGGAAGGTAGCGGTGCCCGCGACCAGCACGTCGGCTCCCGCGGCGATGGCCATGGGCGCGGTGGTGAGGTCAATGCCGCCGTCGACCTGCAAGCGGATGTCGCGGCCCGACTTGTCGATCATCTTGCGGATCGCCTCGATCTTGCGCAGCTGGTTCATGATGAAGCTCTGCCCGCCGAACCCCGGATTGACGCTCATCACCAGGATGAGGTCGACATCGTCGATCAGATAATCGAGCATCTTGGCCGGGGTGCCGGGATTGAGCACCACGCCCGCCTGCACGCCCAGCGACTTGATATGCTGGATCGAGCGATGGATATGTGGCCCGGCTTCGGGATGGACGGTGATGATGTCCGCACCGGCCTGCGCAAAGGCGTCGAGATATTGGTCCACTGGCGAGATCATCAGATGGACGTCGAACGGCTTGGCGCTGTGCGGGCGCAGCGCCTTCACGACGGCTGGGCCGATCGTGATGTTGGGCACGAAATGCCCGTCCATGACGTCGATATGCACCCAATCGCAGCCCGCCGCATCGATAGCGCGAACCTCCTCGCCCAGGCGGGCGAAGTCGGCGGAGAGGATGGACGGAGAGATGAGAATGGGCCGGGTCATTAACCGGTTGCCTTAGCTACGGCTTGGACTCAGGGCAACGGGGATTTGGCGATGAAGCGATAGTTTGTGCGGTGCGCCTAGAGCATCACGAAGACGGTCGGGTCGAGGCGACGCGAGCAAGGGGCGCCGGGCGGCAGTAGTTGCTTGACGCCATGCAGGGCGGTGACTTCGCCCGCTTCGTCCAGCAAGGGGGCTGCGATCAGGCGCAGGGCACATTGGCCCATGCCGTCGGCCTGATGGATATCGACATCAAGGGTGAAGCCGCGCTTATGGCGGATGGCATAGCTGCGCAACCGTTCCATCGGTTCCCGCGATTCCGATGCGTACAGCGACACGGACAAGGTTCGTGGTACGACACTATGCCGTTCCAACCCGAACATGTCATAGACGCCCGCCGTCCAGCTCAACGTTTCGTTCGCCAGATCGCAATGCCACAGGCCAAGGCCCCGTTCGGCCAGGGCGACGTCGTTGCGCGCCAGCGACGGGTCGAGCGCAACCGGCGCCAGATAGTCGTGCAGGTCGAACAGCGGCCAGCTATGATGCAGGGGCAGAGGCTCGATCGGTCTCAAGATGCACCTTTTCTATGAGGGCGGGCTGCAACGTAACTGTCTAATGGTTAAGAGTTAGTTCGCCGCCCTGGCAAGCCGTACAATGAAAAATCCGTCCGCGCCGCCGCGATCGGACAGCGTATCGGGCAAGGTGCGCAGCCAGCCGCCCGCCGTCGGCGCAAAACCGTCGGGCAATTCGCCGGGCTGCACCGGGTCGATCGCGAAATCGGATCGCGCAGCGAGGAAGCGGGTGATCTGGTCCTCGCCCTCCGCCTGTTCCAGCGAGCAAGTGGCGTAGAGGATGCGCCCGCCCGGCTTGACCCAATCGGCGGCGCGGGCGAGCAGGTCGCCCTGCAACGTCGCCAGCTCCTCGATCTGGCGTGCGCCGATGCGGTGCAAGACGTCGGGATGGCGGCGATAGATGCCCGTCGCGGTGCAGGGCGCGTCGAGCAGGATCGCATCGACCGGCGCGTCGGGCTGCCATGTGCGCAGATCGGCCTGGGCGACTTGCGCAACCAGACCCGTGCGCGTGAGGTTTTCGGTCAGTCTTTGCAGCCGCTTGGCGGACTGGTCGAGCGCGGTGACATGCCAGCCCGCTGCTGCCAGCTGCATCGTCTTGCCGCCCGGCGCGGCGCACAGGTCGAGCGCGCTGCGCCCTGCCCCTTGCCCCAGCAACCGCGCCGCGCAGGAGGCAGCGATGTCCTGCACCCACCAGGCCCCCTCGGCAAAGCCGGGCAATTCGGGAATAGGAACGCCATCAGGCAGGCGGACATGGCCGGGGGCGAGGCTAGTACCGCCCAATTCTTCGGTCCAGCGCGCGGTTTCCGCCGCGTCGCGCAGGCTGATGTCCACGGGCGGCCGGATGGCATAGGCGCGCGCCGCTGCCTCGACCATCGCTGCGCCCCATTGCGCGTCCCAGCGGGCGGCGACCTCTGCCGGCAAAGTAGGTGGCACGGGCAGCGTCGGCGCAGCGCGGGTCACGGTGCCAAAAACGCCATGGACCAGCTTGCGCGGGCCGCCATCGACCAGCGGCAGCGCAGTGGCGATGGCAGCATGGGGCGGCGTGTCGAGCGCCAGCGTCTGGACTAGCGCGATGCGCAATACCATCCGCGCCTTGGCATCAGGCGGCAAGACCTGCTGCGTCGCGCCGTCGATCAGCGCGTCGAGATCGGGCAGATGGCGCAGCGTTTCGGCGGCGATGGCATGGACCAGCGCGCGATCGGCGGGCGGCAATCCCTGCGCCGCGCCGTGCAGCGCCAGTTCGAGCGGATCGCCCCGCCGCAGCACCGCATCAAGCAGCCGGAGCGCGGCGCGGCGGGCGGGAAGGCCGGGGACAGTGTCGGGATGGGGTTGTGATTTACGGACCATGGACGGTCCCTAGGCGGAAACGTCCGAAAAGACACGCTTGATTGGTGCGGACTAATTCCGCCCGTGCGGATCGAGGGCGCTGCGGCGGCGCGGGGGCGGGGCGACGGGCGAGAGGGCCGAGGCGCGCGGTGCCGTACGCAGCGCTGGGGCACCCATATGTGCAGCCATATCTTCCAGCGCGGCGATCCGCTTGCCGGTCGCGGGATGGGTGGAGAAGAGTTCGCTGACATGGGTCGGCACGATATAGAGCTGGGCGGCAGCCGGATTGCGCTGCGCCACGGGATTGGGGATGCGTTCGGCCTGGCCCGCAATCTTGGCGAGCGCGGAGGCGAGCGCACGGGGATTGCCGCTGATTTTAGCGCCGCCCGCGTCCGCGCCATATTCGCGATGACGGCTGATCGCCATCTGCACGATCATCGCGGCAAAGGGCGCGACAATCACGGCCAGGATGGTCGCGATCATATTGCCATGGCCATTCTGATTGTCGCCGCTGCGGAAGAAGAGGCCGAAATTGGCCAGCATCGAAATGGCCCCCGCGATCGTCGCCACCGTCGTCATGATCAAGGTGTCGCGATTTTGCACATGCGCCAGTTCATGCGCCATCACGCCCGCCACTTCATCGCGGTTCAGCATCGCGAGCAGGCCGGTGGTCGCGGCGACGGCGGCATGATCGGGATCGCGCCCAGTGGCGAAGGCATTGGGGGCGGGCTGGTCGATCAGATAGACGCGCGGCATCGGCAATCCGGCCCGCTGCGCCAGGTCGCGCACCAGCCCGTAAAATTCCGGCGCGCTGCTGGCATCCACTTCGCGAGCATTGTGCATCGACAGCACGATCTTGTCGGCGTTCCAGAAGGTGACGAGGTTCATCCCCGCCGCCACCATCAGAGCGATGATCGCGCCGCCGCTGCCGCCCAGCATATAGCCCAGCCCCATGAACAGCGCCGTCAGCGCCGCCAGCAACATGGTGGTCTTCAACCCGTTCACTTGCACTTGCCTCCGTTGCAACCCAGATAGATCATCGCAGATGAATATGGGGTTGCTCCGGCAGCGCCGCAATCGAGAGGCAGCAGGATCATGGGAAGTTTCAACGGCAAGCGCCCCGCGCATGTGCAGGCTCCCGCGCACCTGTCGAAAAGCCCCCCCGTGCCGCAGCCCGACCCGATCGACGCCCCGACGCGCCATACCGAAGAGATGAGCCCGGTGCGCTATGGCGATTGGGAGCGGAAGGGAATTGCGATTGATTTTTGAGGCTTAGCGCCTTTCCTCCGCTCGCCGCCCTTTTTGCACGGCTGCCGCTGGCCCGTGCCCATGATGCGAGCGGGCACATGTCCGGCTCTGGTCTTTTGTCCCGCATCCTGTGCAGGAATTGGACAAAGGAGTGCGGGGCGTGGGGTTACAGTTAGTTTCCGATATGACGATGAAGCCGGTTTCGGATTATGCGCCGCAGGATGCCGCCCTGCTCTGCGCAGTGGGGCGACTGGTTTGCGCCTGGACGATGCTCGAACAAAGCCTGGAGGCCAAGATCGGCTTGCTGCGCGAGGCGATGGGCGACATTCGCACCGTGGGCGCACGCACCCGGCCGAGCATGGCCAAGCTGATGACCGAATTGCGCACGATGGTCGCGATGCGCGACCGGCGCAACGCCAGCGCACTGACTGAAATCTCCGCAATCGAGCGCGACATGCAGCGGATCGACCGGTTCCGTTCGCTCATCATCAATGGCTTTCAGCAACCGGCCGAGGGTGGCTTTACCTGCCGCGACGGGCGCAATACGCAGATTCATGTGTCGCTGGATCAGCTCGAAATCGAGATCGGATCGCTTGATCAACTCGCCCAGAGGCTTTTGGCGGTTTAAGAGCCGCGCTAAGTGAACATGGCGGCTACGAAGACGTTATGGTCCTGTCGTAAGGCTTGACCTTTGCGACGGGGATGGCGATGCCTTGCTCCATCCCGCGTTGCAGCGAGAATGGAGTAGCATGTCCAACAAACCTATCCGCAAAGCCATTTTCCCCGTTGCGGGACTTGGCACCCGCTTCCTGCCCGCGACCAAGGCGGTGCCCAAGGAATTGCTGCCGGTCGTCGATCGTCCGTTGATCCAGTACGCGGTGGACGAAGCGTTGGAGGCAGGGATCGAGCAGATGATCTTCGTCACCGGGCGCGGCAAGGGCGCGATCGAGGATTATTTCGACATCGCCTATGAGACGGAGGCGACGCAGCGCGAGCGCGGCAAGGATTTGTCGGCGCTAGACGGGACGCGGTTGCTGCCGGGCAATGCGGTGTTCCTGCGCCAGCAGGAGCCGCTGGGTCTGGGCCACGCCATCTGGTGCGCGCGCGACATCATCGGCGACGAACCCTTCGCCATCCTGCTGCCCGACGAGTTCATGAAGGGCGCGCCGGGCCACGGCTGCATGAAGCAGATGGTCGATGCCTATGAACAGGTCGGCGGCAATCTGGTCTGCGCGCTTGAAATTCCGATGGAACAGACGCCGAGCTACGGCGTGATCGATCCGGGTGCGCGCGATGGCGTGCTGACGGAGGTCAAGGGGCTGGTCGAAAAGCCTGCGCTCGGCACCGCGCCCTCCAATCTCATCCTGCCTGGCCGCTATATCCTGCAGCCCGACGTGATGAAAATCCTCGAAACGCAGGAAAAGGGGGCTGGCGGCGAAATCCAGCTGACCGATGCCATGGCTTCGCTGATCGGGCAGCAGCCTTTCCATGGCGTGACCTTTGACGGCCGCCGATTCGATTGCGGGTCGAAGGCAGGCTATGTCGAGGCCAATCTGGTGCTGGCACTGGAGCGTGAGGATATGGGCGCGCATATTCGCGCTTTTGCTGCGGCCGAACTGGCGCGGGGCTAAAAAGAGATCATCCTCCCCCTGTGGGGGAGGTGGCTGGCGAAGCCAGGCGGAGGGGTGTCGCCTTTTCGATAGGGTGACACCCCTCCGTCAGGGCTATGCCCTGCCACCTCCCCTTACAGGGGAGGATTTTTTGCACTGATCAGAACGGGACTTCATCGTCCAAGTCGTTGTCGAAATTGGGGCTGCCCGCGCCGCCGCGGCTGCCGCCTGCTGCGCCACCCGAAGCGCGGCCGCCACCGAAGCCGCCGCCCTGGCCACCACCAAAGTCGTCGGCATCGCCGCCGCCATAGCCGCTCGATCCGCCGCTCCAGTCGCTCACGCCCTGCTGCGCGCGACCACCGCCGCCACCGCCATAGCCGCCACCTTGGCCGCCGCCGCCCGGCGCGCCGTCCAGCATGGTGAGGACCGAGCCCAGACCCTGCAACACGACTTCGGTCGAATAGCGGTCGTTACCCGACTGGTCCTGCCATTTGCGGGTACGCAGCTGACCCTCGATATAGACTTTGCTGCCCTTGCGCAGGAAGCGTTCGGCCACGCCGACCAGACCTTCGGAGAAGATCGCGACCGTGTGCCATTCGGTACGCTCCTTCTTTTCGCCGGTCATCCGGTCCTTCCAGCTTTCGGATGTGGCGATGCGCAGGTTGCACACCTTGCCGCCATTCTGGAAGCTCTTGACCTCCGGGTCCGCGCCCAGATTGCCGACCAGAATGACCTTGTTGACAGACCCTGCCATGATTCCTCCGAATGCCTTGAAAGCGGTCCCTTATAGTCCCGCTGCGGTCGCCGTCCAGTAAGTGACGCCCGCCGCGACATAGGCGAGCGCAAACAAATAGCCGACCATGAACATGGGCCATTTCCAGCCATTGGTTTCCCGCCGCGTGACGGCGATCGTCGAAATACATTGCGGCGCGAAGATGAACCAGGCGAGGAAGGCGAGCGCGGTGGGCAGCGGCCACTGGTCCCTGAGCCGGTCGCCCAGGCTTTTTTCCAGCAGTGCCTCGTCATCGCCCGCGTCGATCGAATAGACGGTGGCGAGGGCCGACACCGCCACTTCGCGCGCCGCCATGGCCGGGATGAGCGCCAGCGAAATGTCGCGGTTGAAGCCGATCGGTTCCAACACGACGGTCAGGCCATTGGCGATACGCCCGGCAACGGAATAATCGACCTGACTGACCGGACTGCCATCGGGGACTTTGGGGAAGGTCAGCAACAGCCAGAGGATCACGGTCGAAGCGAAGATGATCGTGCCTGCGCGCTTGAGGAAGGTCATGGCCCGCTGCCACAGGCCAAGCAGGATGTCCTGCGCGCGCGGCCATTGATATTTGGGCATTTCCATCAGGAAGCCGCCGCTTGCGCCCTTGGTCACCGTCATCCGCAGAATCAGCGCCACCAGCATCGCGCCGACAATGCCCGCGACATAGAGGCAGAAGAGGACGAAGCCCTGCAACCCCACGCCCGGCAGCACGTCGCGCGCGGGGATGAAGGCCCCGATGATGACGGCATAGACCGGCAGGCGCGCCGAGCAGGTCATCAGCGGCGCGATGAGGATCGTCGTCAGCCGATCGCGCGGGTCGGCGATCGTCCGCGTCGCCATGATGCCGGGAATCGCGCAGGCGAATGAGGACAGCAGGGGAATGAACGCCCGGCCCGACAGGCCGACCTTGGCCATGATACCATCCATCAGGAAGGCAGCGCGGACCATATAGCCGGTCGCCTCCAGCATGAGGATGAAGAAGAAGAGGATCAGGATCTGCGGCAGGAACACCACCACGGAACCGAC encodes:
- the feoB gene encoding ferrous iron transporter B gives rise to the protein MSALPLVALVGNPNAGKSALFNALTGARQKLGNYPGVTVERKAGRLSLSDGRPIELVDLPGTYSLDPGSPDEQVTRDVVMGKQVGEKRPDALVIVVDAANLDNHLRFALELIALGLPTIVALNMVDLATRDGLELDAATLSRELGVPVIATVAVRKRGLDHLREALGDMLGEGRAVRAAAPDRDFDALRAEARRIARAGIVRETPSRRLTAAVDRVALHPVFGLMLLLALLFVMFQAVYAWSEAPIAMIEGVAEAAASTVRDTLPDGIIRSFLVDGVINGVGSVVVFLPQILILFFFILMLEATGYMVRAAFLMDGIMAKVGLSGRAFIPLLSSFACAIPGIMATRTIADPRDRLTTILIAPLMTCSARLPVYAVIIGAFIPARDVLPGVGLQGFVLFCLYVAGIVGAMLVALILRMTVTKGASGGFLMEMPKYQWPRAQDILLGLWQRAMTFLKRAGTIIFASTVILWLLLTFPKVPDGSPVSQVDYSVAGRIANGLTVVLEPIGFNRDISLALIPAMAAREVAVSALATVYSIDAGDDEALLEKSLGDRLRDQWPLPTALAFLAWFIFAPQCISTIAVTRRETNGWKWPMFMVGYLFALAYVAAGVTYWTATAAGL